One Streptomyces lincolnensis genomic region harbors:
- a CDS encoding carbohydrate ABC transporter permease: MAQHTVDQAPVPSPLGAGASRPGTVPEPPGRLRRVLRSVVPGPTADAGGAALYRRWWLPWLWMTPAIIGATVFGVFPFLNTILVSFTDAKPLGGVYKLVGLDNYTRMLGDSDFWLATRNSVLYALIVVPLMVLLPLLLAVLVEKNLPGIGFFRSAFYTPVLASSVVVGLSWQWLLSDQGLVNTWLQKAHIIREAIPFLSDSWLILLSAMGLTIWKGLGWYMIFYLAALGNVPKELHEAAAVDGAGPARRFWHITVPGVRQSMMLVGTLTGIGSLRVFTEIYMLGGSTGGPGGADRTLPFYIRDVGLDPLTGNAGYGAAVSVALFALTLGLTLLAQRLTKEDEG, translated from the coding sequence ATGGCTCAGCACACCGTGGACCAGGCGCCCGTTCCCTCTCCCCTGGGGGCGGGCGCCTCCCGCCCCGGCACCGTACCCGAACCGCCGGGGCGCCTGCGCCGCGTCCTCCGCTCCGTGGTCCCTGGCCCGACCGCGGACGCGGGGGGCGCGGCGCTCTACCGGCGCTGGTGGCTGCCGTGGCTGTGGATGACCCCGGCGATCATCGGCGCGACGGTGTTCGGGGTGTTCCCCTTCCTCAACACGATCCTGGTGTCCTTCACCGACGCCAAGCCGCTCGGCGGCGTCTACAAGCTCGTGGGGCTGGACAACTACACCCGGATGCTGGGGGATTCGGACTTCTGGCTGGCGACCCGCAACAGCGTCCTGTACGCGCTGATCGTGGTCCCCCTGATGGTGCTGCTGCCGCTGCTGCTCGCGGTGCTGGTGGAGAAGAACCTGCCGGGCATCGGCTTCTTCCGCTCCGCCTTCTACACCCCCGTCCTCGCCTCCAGCGTGGTCGTCGGTCTGAGCTGGCAGTGGCTGCTGAGCGACCAGGGCCTGGTCAACACCTGGCTCCAGAAGGCGCACATCATCCGGGAGGCCATCCCGTTCCTGTCCGACTCGTGGCTGATCCTGCTGTCGGCGATGGGCCTGACGATCTGGAAGGGCCTCGGCTGGTACATGATCTTCTACCTGGCCGCGCTGGGGAACGTGCCGAAGGAACTCCACGAGGCCGCCGCCGTCGACGGCGCGGGCCCGGCCCGCCGCTTCTGGCACATCACCGTGCCCGGCGTCCGCCAGTCGATGATGCTGGTCGGCACGCTGACCGGTATCGGCTCGCTGCGCGTCTTCACCGAGATCTACATGCTCGGCGGCTCCACCGGCGGCCCCGGCGGCGCCGACCGCACGCTCCCCTTCTACATCCGGGACGTCGGTCTCGACCCGCTCACCGGCAACGCCGGCTACGGCGCCGCAGTCAGCGTCGCCCTGTTCGCCCTGACCCTGGGCCTGACGCTGCTCGCCCAGCGCCTGACGAAGGAGGACGAGGGATGA
- a CDS encoding N-acetylglucosamine kinase yields the protein MSEEMNQEWVIGLDAGGTRTRAVLAAADDGRPLGEGAGGPGNALTVPEPQLADHLAEALARAVPEAARGRVVAVAGGFAGATAASADDPGTVRARTALDAALRRLGIRAGRVVVFSDIEAAFAAAPGTPADGLALVAGTGAVAMRITGRRSTTTVDGDGWLLGDDGSGFWMGRAAVRSALRMADGRGPTTTLAASVGRALGLPDHVLPERVLPYDVPPGGTGADVTPGRGDGEAAAEPARPHPDPPGSWSRPHREAYRMHLLPAVMADPPIRLARFAPLVAEAARHKDAVARTILARAADRLAETVRALEPRPGEPLVATGGLLGPEGPLTALLTDRLAPLGLTLDWVADGSRGAVALARLAHGGGR from the coding sequence ATGAGTGAAGAAATGAACCAGGAATGGGTCATCGGTCTGGACGCCGGCGGCACCCGCACCCGTGCGGTCCTCGCCGCCGCCGATGACGGGCGCCCCCTCGGCGAGGGCGCCGGCGGGCCGGGCAACGCCCTGACCGTCCCGGAACCGCAGCTCGCCGACCACCTGGCCGAGGCGCTCGCCCGTGCCGTCCCGGAGGCGGCGCGCGGTCGGGTGGTGGCCGTGGCCGGCGGTTTCGCCGGTGCCACCGCGGCCTCGGCGGACGACCCCGGGACCGTCCGGGCCCGCACGGCCCTCGACGCGGCCCTGCGCCGGCTGGGCATCCGGGCGGGACGGGTCGTCGTCTTCAGCGACATCGAGGCGGCCTTCGCCGCCGCGCCCGGCACCCCGGCCGACGGACTCGCCCTGGTGGCGGGCACCGGCGCGGTCGCGATGCGCATCACCGGCCGTCGCTCCACGACCACCGTGGACGGCGACGGCTGGCTGCTCGGCGACGACGGCAGCGGCTTCTGGATGGGCCGCGCCGCCGTGCGGTCGGCCCTGCGGATGGCGGACGGACGGGGCCCCACGACGACCCTGGCCGCGTCGGTCGGACGGGCACTGGGCCTGCCGGACCACGTACTGCCGGAGCGTGTACTGCCGTACGACGTGCCGCCGGGCGGTACCGGCGCCGACGTGACGCCGGGCCGCGGCGACGGTGAAGCGGCGGCCGAGCCGGCCCGCCCGCACCCCGACCCACCCGGCTCCTGGTCCCGCCCGCACCGTGAGGCCTACCGCATGCACCTGCTCCCGGCCGTGATGGCCGACCCCCCGATCCGGCTCGCCCGGTTCGCCCCGCTGGTGGCCGAGGCGGCGCGGCACAAGGACGCGGTCGCCCGGACGATCCTGGCCCGGGCCGCCGACCGACTGGCCGAGACCGTCCGCGCGTTGGAGCCCCGGCCCGGCGAGCCGCTCGTCGCGACCGGCGGTCTGCTCGGCCCCGAGGGCCCCTTGACGGCGCTCCTGACCGACCGTCTCGCGCCCCTCGGCCTGACGCTCGACTGGGTCGCCGACGGTTCCCGGGGCGCCGTCGCCCTGGCCCGGCTCGCCCACGGCGGTGGCCGGTGA
- a CDS encoding carbohydrate ABC transporter permease — translation MTTAVERKRRLTPRWRDYGRPRELVLRYLLLVFVLFITVGPLVWQLLSSLKGPTEDVFGSGASLFPHHPTLRAYKEVFAQVPVWTYIRNSLFVAVISITSQLVFSTMAGYMLSKPGWKGRKLVWVVLMASMMFPFESIMVSLFLSIRDMGLVDNLVGVWLPGFVAAINVLIMRAAFLAVPREIEDAAMLDGAGEWKRFRYLYLPSAYGAILVVTINTFISAWDDFLWPLIVLRTEDHFTLTLGLSRLSSSSFGYDQRMVMAGSVISVIPVLVLFVITQRWFYRGVSSGAVKL, via the coding sequence ATGACCACGGCCGTCGAGAGGAAGCGGCGTCTGACGCCCCGCTGGCGGGACTACGGCCGGCCGCGTGAACTGGTCCTCCGCTACCTGCTGTTGGTGTTCGTCCTGTTCATCACGGTGGGCCCGCTGGTCTGGCAGCTGCTGTCCTCGCTGAAGGGCCCCACCGAGGACGTCTTCGGCTCCGGCGCCTCCCTGTTCCCGCACCATCCGACGCTGCGGGCCTACAAGGAGGTCTTCGCGCAGGTCCCGGTGTGGACGTACATCAGGAACAGCCTGTTCGTGGCGGTCATCTCCATCACCAGCCAGCTGGTCTTCTCCACCATGGCCGGCTACATGCTCTCCAAGCCCGGCTGGAAGGGCCGCAAGCTGGTCTGGGTCGTGCTGATGGCGTCCATGATGTTCCCCTTCGAGTCGATCATGGTGTCGCTGTTCCTGAGCATCCGGGACATGGGCCTGGTCGACAACCTGGTCGGCGTCTGGCTGCCCGGCTTCGTCGCCGCGATCAACGTCCTCATCATGCGGGCCGCGTTCCTCGCCGTACCGCGCGAGATCGAGGACGCGGCGATGCTGGACGGCGCGGGCGAGTGGAAGCGGTTCCGGTACCTGTACCTGCCGTCCGCCTACGGCGCGATCCTCGTCGTCACCATCAACACCTTCATCAGCGCCTGGGACGACTTCCTGTGGCCGCTGATCGTGCTGCGCACCGAGGACCACTTCACGCTGACGCTGGGGCTGTCCCGCCTGTCGTCCTCGTCGTTCGGCTACGACCAGCGCATGGTGATGGCCGGTTCGGTGATCTCGGTGATCCCGGTGCTGGTGCTGTTCGTGATCACCCAGCGCTGGTTCTACCGGGGCGTGTCCTCCGGGGCCGTCAAGCTCTGA
- a CDS encoding glycoside hydrolase family 3 N-terminal domain-containing protein — MTLREKAGQLNQRMYGWDAYRRTPGGFELTDALYAETERFAGLGALYGLQRADAWSGVDHDNGPGAEDGAALAELVQRHVVDAGRLGIPTLFVEEVPHGHMALDGTVLPVNLAVGATWDPRLYEAAAARAAAELRARGGHVALVSALDIARDPRWGRTEECFGEDPHLAARLTEALVRGMQGAGGSAGEDFAPDKAPVVLKHFAGQGATVGGRNSAESELGLRELHEIHLPAARAGVRAGAAAVMAAYNEVDGMPCSGNRALLTGLLRDDWGFDGLVMADGLAVDRLARITGDKVSAGALALNSGVDLSLWDEGFTHLETAVERGLVSEESLDAAVARVLRLKFRLGLFERPYTTSELPSPEAGRILSTDLARASVTLLRNPDGILPLAPRASRIAVIGPQAATVAHQLGDYTAPQRPGTGTSVLDALRRLAPPGTDIRHARGCALTGGDVSGIPEAIAAAVSADLAVLVLGGSSARTPETEFDANGAALAATDEMTCGEGADLAGLELGRAQHALLDAVVATGTPTAVVLIQGRPHVVPDTAAALLTAWYPGPWGGEAIAEVLLGLAEPTGRLPVSVPRSAAQLPVYYNHKDTEYGGYVDESAEPLYSFGHGLSYTSFAYGTPRLAGLDVEVDVTNTGQRSGRSVVQVYLRRLLTPTWPRTLELCAFEGVDLAPGERRTVRLSLDAGQLAPSRTVEIRVAASAREALGVRGQSLTAPEDTPR; from the coding sequence ATGACCCTGCGCGAGAAGGCCGGTCAGCTCAACCAGCGGATGTACGGGTGGGACGCCTACCGCCGCACCCCGGGCGGTTTCGAACTCACGGACGCCCTGTACGCCGAGACCGAGCGCTTCGCCGGGCTCGGCGCCCTCTACGGGCTCCAGCGCGCGGACGCCTGGTCCGGTGTCGACCACGACAACGGGCCGGGTGCCGAGGACGGCGCCGCCCTCGCCGAGCTGGTGCAGCGGCATGTGGTCGACGCCGGCCGCCTGGGCATTCCCACGCTCTTCGTCGAGGAGGTGCCGCACGGCCACATGGCGCTCGACGGCACGGTCCTGCCCGTCAACCTGGCCGTCGGCGCCACCTGGGACCCCCGGCTGTACGAGGCCGCCGCCGCCCGTGCCGCGGCCGAACTGCGGGCCCGCGGTGGCCATGTCGCCCTGGTCTCGGCCCTCGACATCGCCCGCGACCCGCGCTGGGGCCGCACCGAGGAGTGCTTCGGCGAGGACCCCCACCTGGCGGCCCGGCTGACCGAGGCGCTGGTCCGGGGCATGCAGGGCGCGGGGGGAAGCGCGGGGGAGGACTTCGCCCCCGACAAGGCCCCCGTCGTCCTCAAGCACTTCGCCGGGCAGGGCGCCACCGTCGGCGGCCGCAACTCCGCCGAGTCCGAGCTGGGGCTCCGCGAACTCCACGAGATCCACCTCCCCGCCGCCCGCGCCGGTGTCCGGGCCGGGGCCGCCGCCGTCATGGCCGCGTACAACGAGGTCGACGGGATGCCCTGCTCCGGCAACCGGGCCCTGCTGACCGGACTCCTCCGGGACGACTGGGGATTCGACGGCCTCGTCATGGCCGACGGACTCGCCGTGGACCGGCTGGCCCGCATCACCGGCGACAAGGTCTCCGCGGGCGCGCTGGCCCTCAACTCCGGTGTCGACCTGAGCCTGTGGGACGAGGGGTTCACGCATCTGGAGACGGCGGTCGAGCGGGGGCTGGTGAGCGAGGAGTCCCTCGACGCCGCTGTGGCCCGCGTCCTGCGCCTGAAGTTCCGCCTCGGCCTCTTCGAACGCCCTTACACGACCAGCGAGTTGCCTTCCCCGGAAGCGGGCCGGATCCTGAGCACCGACCTCGCCCGGGCGTCGGTCACCCTCCTGCGCAACCCCGACGGCATCCTTCCCCTGGCACCGCGGGCATCCCGCATCGCCGTCATCGGCCCTCAAGCCGCCACCGTCGCCCACCAGCTGGGCGACTACACGGCACCGCAGCGCCCCGGAACGGGCACCAGCGTTCTCGACGCCCTACGACGGCTCGCCCCACCCGGCACCGACATCCGCCACGCCCGTGGCTGCGCCCTCACCGGCGGCGACGTCTCCGGCATCCCCGAGGCCATCGCCGCGGCCGTCTCCGCCGACCTGGCCGTGCTGGTGCTGGGCGGCAGCAGCGCGCGGACACCCGAGACCGAGTTCGACGCCAACGGGGCGGCCCTGGCCGCCACGGACGAGATGACCTGCGGCGAGGGCGCCGACCTCGCCGGACTGGAACTCGGCAGGGCCCAGCACGCGCTGCTGGACGCCGTCGTCGCCACCGGCACGCCCACGGCGGTCGTCCTGATCCAGGGCCGCCCGCACGTCGTACCCGACACGGCGGCCGCGCTGCTCACCGCCTGGTATCCCGGCCCCTGGGGCGGCGAGGCGATCGCCGAGGTCCTGCTCGGGCTCGCGGAACCCACGGGCCGGCTGCCCGTCTCCGTGCCGCGCTCGGCGGCTCAACTCCCCGTCTACTACAACCACAAGGACACCGAGTACGGCGGCTACGTGGACGAGAGCGCCGAGCCGCTGTACTCCTTCGGGCACGGGCTGTCGTACACGAGCTTCGCGTACGGCACGCCACGCCTGGCGGGCCTCGATGTCGAGGTCGACGTCACCAACACCGGGCAGCGGTCCGGGCGTTCGGTCGTGCAGGTGTACCTGCGCAGGCTGCTCACGCCCACATGGCCGCGCACCCTCGAACTGTGTGCGTTCGAGGGTGTCGACCTTGCGCCGGGTGAGCGCCGTACGGTCCGCCTGTCGCTCGATGCCGGTCAACTCGCCCCGTCCAGGACGGTCGAGATCAGGGTCGCGGCATCGGCCCGGGAGGCACTGGGCGTTCGGGGTCAGAGCTTGACGGCCCCGGAGGACACGCCCCGGTAG
- a CDS encoding malonyl CoA-ACP transacylase, which produces MTDYAALVHGERLPKARVDAVLNAVPARDTETRSAERQRRRWATQVAVIDELAQRACEERGLTGAPQRGAGNCATSHDGPAPAQRHSAAPSEERTALTSQHVADLGSIVAVALAHSPAARTLLSHLEHEQPIPETAVHDYYARNPDRFLTPAALRRGVDPFGDAPPDDFLPYEQAREGIARELRRAAGRRAFFDWLDRARAGVVYAHGYEHPGDPSHPDHEHRH; this is translated from the coding sequence GTGACGGACTACGCCGCCCTCGTCCACGGCGAACGGCTCCCCAAAGCACGCGTCGACGCCGTCCTGAACGCAGTCCCGGCTCGCGACACCGAAACCCGCTCAGCGGAGCGGCAGCGACGGCGCTGGGCGACCCAGGTGGCGGTGATCGACGAACTGGCCCAGCGGGCATGCGAGGAACGCGGGCTCACGGGCGCGCCCCAAAGGGGCGCGGGGAACTGCGCGACCAGCCACGACGGCCCCGCACCCGCCCAACGACATAGCGCGGCACCCTCTGAGGAGCGCACCGCACTCACCTCACAGCACGTCGCAGACCTGGGCAGCATCGTCGCGGTGGCCCTCGCCCACTCCCCCGCCGCCCGCACCCTCCTGTCCCACCTGGAACACGAGCAACCCATCCCCGAGACCGCCGTACACGACTACTACGCCCGCAACCCCGACCGCTTCCTCACCCCGGCCGCACTCAGACGCGGCGTGGACCCCTTCGGCGACGCACCCCCCGACGACTTCCTCCCGTACGAACAGGCCCGCGAGGGCATCGCAAGGGAACTGCGCCGCGCCGCAGGCCGACGCGCGTTCTTCGACTGGCTGGACCGGGCGCGAGCCGGGGTCGTGTACGCGCACGGGTACGAGCACCCCGGCGACCCCTCGCATCCGGACCACGAGCACCGGCACTGA
- a CDS encoding glycoside hydrolase 5 family protein yields MIHSPTTRAGCARTCARPEEDPIPTLRFGVNYTPRHGWFHSWHDFDPAHAREDLAQIAGLGLDHVRVFHLWPLLQPNRTLIRTAAVDQLAQLVDLAAEAGLDVLVDGVQGHLSSFDFYPEWTRSWHHRNVFTDPEAVAAQAELMRTLGRALAGRPNLIGLQLGNELNNLVEHNPVTADEVDHYLDTLLAATREHLPADRLATHSAYDAAWYGDDHPFTPEASAHKGDLTTVHPWVFSGDCARRYGPRSPQVQHLAEYGTELATAYAVDPARPVWVQETGAPEPHIPAADAPEFARATVRNAAGCANLWGVTWWCSHDVDRSLADYPELEYTLGLFDSAGRAKPIAEALAATVAELRAQPPSPAPRETALVLDCTPGTRSVSGPGGAYFEEWMRMRTEGARPAVVLAARADDGEYLAARGIKDVVRLP; encoded by the coding sequence TTGATACATTCGCCCACGACAAGAGCAGGCTGCGCCCGGACCTGTGCCCGGCCCGAGGAGGATCCCATCCCTACGCTCCGCTTCGGCGTCAACTACACGCCCCGCCACGGCTGGTTCCACTCCTGGCACGACTTCGACCCCGCGCACGCCCGCGAGGACCTGGCGCAGATCGCCGGGCTCGGTCTTGACCACGTGCGGGTCTTCCACCTCTGGCCGCTCCTCCAGCCCAACCGCACACTCATCCGCACCGCAGCCGTCGACCAGCTGGCCCAGCTCGTCGACCTGGCGGCCGAAGCGGGCCTCGACGTCCTGGTGGACGGCGTGCAGGGCCATCTGTCGAGCTTCGACTTCTACCCGGAGTGGACCCGCAGCTGGCACCACCGCAACGTGTTCACCGACCCGGAGGCCGTCGCCGCCCAGGCCGAGCTGATGCGGACCCTCGGCCGCGCCCTGGCCGGCCGCCCGAACCTCATCGGCCTCCAGCTCGGCAACGAGCTCAACAACCTGGTCGAGCACAACCCGGTGACCGCGGACGAGGTGGACCACTACCTCGACACGCTGCTGGCCGCCACCCGCGAGCACCTGCCCGCGGACCGGCTCGCCACCCACTCCGCCTACGACGCCGCCTGGTACGGCGACGACCACCCCTTCACCCCGGAGGCCTCCGCCCACAAGGGCGATCTGACCACCGTCCACCCCTGGGTGTTCTCCGGCGACTGCGCCCGCCGCTACGGCCCGCGCTCCCCGCAGGTGCAGCACCTCGCCGAGTACGGCACGGAGCTCGCCACGGCCTACGCCGTGGACCCGGCCCGCCCCGTCTGGGTCCAGGAGACCGGCGCGCCCGAGCCGCACATCCCGGCCGCGGACGCGCCGGAGTTCGCGCGGGCGACCGTGCGGAACGCGGCCGGCTGCGCGAACCTGTGGGGCGTGACCTGGTGGTGCTCCCACGACGTGGACCGCTCCCTGGCCGACTATCCGGAACTGGAGTACACGCTCGGCCTGTTCGACTCCGCGGGCCGCGCCAAGCCGATCGCCGAGGCCCTCGCCGCCACCGTCGCGGAGCTGCGGGCCCAGCCGCCCTCCCCCGCGCCGCGCGAGACCGCCCTGGTCCTCGACTGCACCCCGGGCACCCGGTCCGTCTCCGGCCCCGGAGGCGCCTACTTCGAGGAGTGGATGCGCATGCGCACCGAGGGCGCCCGCCCGGCGGTGGTGCTGGCCGCACGGGCGGACGACGGGGAGTACCTGGCGGCCCGGGGCATCAAGGACGTCGTACGGCTGCCGTAG
- a CDS encoding extracellular solute-binding protein has protein sequence MRARRLTRTLTCIAALSLAAAGCGLSGGSDGGDSTAGGCKVDQGNVGSGKLSGDVKGTITFQTTNLKKDFGDYFNGVISAFEKAHSGTKVKWIDDPGDATFTQRLVADAQGCTLPDVVNINVNTAVALTKNGYLLDLDKKAPDAGKPFVPNLWKSSLYADASGTKVHSVLPWYSGGIVQTFNTELMKEAGLDPAAPATTVLGLFDDAEKVAKASDGKYYAFLANPQLRIPADWQQMGIKVLSEDGKSFTFADDPKTAQWVEAMTKLYKAGGMPRDSLSATQDPANVYGQGKLVYGPTNPNFLRFIQQNNPTVYKKTGVAPYMLDALGHTVGAPQYIGVASTSKNAATALAFAQFLTNAENQLAWAKDPNVVIFPSTTASLDDPFFQSVKGDDPFAEARKIVASDRKTATADEIALTPGELNAISAQIQLAMQGKKSAEDALKEAQSKANELIKQGS, from the coding sequence ATGCGCGCAAGAAGACTGACCCGCACCCTGACCTGTATCGCCGCACTGTCCCTGGCCGCAGCCGGCTGCGGGCTGTCCGGCGGCTCCGACGGCGGGGACTCCACCGCCGGCGGCTGCAAGGTCGACCAGGGCAACGTCGGGTCCGGGAAGCTCTCCGGCGATGTGAAGGGCACCATCACCTTCCAGACGACCAACCTGAAGAAGGACTTCGGGGACTACTTCAACGGCGTGATCTCCGCCTTCGAGAAGGCGCACTCCGGCACCAAGGTCAAGTGGATCGACGACCCGGGCGACGCCACCTTCACCCAGCGCCTGGTCGCCGACGCCCAGGGCTGCACGCTGCCGGACGTGGTGAACATCAACGTCAACACGGCGGTCGCGCTCACCAAGAACGGCTATCTGCTCGACCTGGACAAGAAGGCCCCGGACGCGGGCAAGCCGTTCGTGCCCAACCTGTGGAAGTCCAGCCTGTACGCGGACGCCTCCGGTACGAAGGTGCACAGCGTGCTGCCCTGGTACTCCGGCGGCATCGTGCAGACCTTCAACACCGAGCTGATGAAGGAGGCGGGCCTGGACCCGGCCGCGCCCGCGACGACCGTTCTCGGCCTGTTCGACGACGCCGAGAAGGTGGCCAAGGCCTCGGACGGCAAGTACTACGCCTTCCTCGCCAACCCGCAGCTGCGCATCCCGGCGGACTGGCAGCAGATGGGCATCAAGGTGCTGTCCGAGGACGGCAAGTCGTTCACCTTCGCCGACGACCCGAAGACCGCGCAGTGGGTCGAGGCCATGACGAAGCTCTACAAGGCCGGCGGCATGCCCCGCGACTCGCTCTCCGCCACCCAGGACCCGGCCAACGTCTACGGCCAGGGCAAGCTGGTCTACGGCCCGACCAACCCCAACTTCCTGCGCTTCATCCAGCAGAACAACCCGACCGTCTACAAGAAGACCGGCGTCGCGCCCTACATGCTGGACGCCCTCGGCCACACCGTCGGTGCCCCGCAGTACATCGGCGTCGCCTCCACCAGCAAGAACGCGGCGACCGCGCTGGCCTTCGCGCAGTTCCTGACCAACGCCGAGAACCAGCTGGCGTGGGCGAAGGACCCGAACGTCGTCATCTTCCCCTCCACGACCGCCTCGCTGGACGACCCGTTCTTCCAGTCGGTCAAGGGCGACGACCCCTTCGCCGAGGCCCGCAAGATCGTCGCCAGTGACCGCAAGACCGCGACGGCCGACGAGATCGCCCTCACGCCGGGCGAGCTGAACGCCATCTCGGCCCAGATCCAGCTGGCCATGCAGGGCAAGAAGAGCGCCGAGGACGCCCTGAAGGAAGCGCAGTCCAAGGCCAACGAGCTGATCAAGCAGGGCAGCTGA